ACATATATTCCAATCCTGTCTTTAAGCTGTGGTGATAcaatggttggaatgcagtactgcagggctaactcactgctcatacCGGGTGTTCAATTCTGAgtgactcaaggttgattcagccttccatccttctgaggtcagtacaAAGGCACAcatacaatgaggacccagattgtttgggggcaataggctgactctgtaaactgcttagagagggctgtaaagcactgtgaagcagtatatattgCTATAAACAAGCCCtcaaataatcaaaattcaaatgttttatttgtaaGATCTGACAATGCAGAATATCTatgcaataaaaaaaatgtaacctGAAAATACAAGCTATTCATGACTGTAAAATCagaaagtgtatatatatattcccctCCATAGGTAATCTTTAATCAGCAAATAAGAAACtcgaatattttaaaaagagttcTTTTTATATATCCAGATCATTTAAACATGGgtgaaatttttaaaatataagaggTGAGCAACCATTATGACTAGTTATGGGACCTATAGTTCAACAGATCTGGACTGGACCAGTTTGGaaaaggccaccctggaaacagcgaaggcccTTTtcactggcccacagtgcctttgCCATTAAAAAGGAGGCCGTCTCAGCCGAAaaaggagctcgggagcctgttttctctggcagagtgctcgggccgccacaggcacctcCAACActagtgacatcgagctggccacacacaccttGGCTACGCACATacccccacccccgaggtcaaacacaaccctgatgcggcccttaatgaaatcaagtttgacacccctgcattaggagAATCTTGAAAAAGCATGACAAAATAAGAACTATTAATTCAAGCTTAAGAGTTTTTGTTGTTCTGGCAGTTAAGCTGGTTTAGCTTTGTAATGTAGTCAAACAGCAAGACAGTTTGGTGAATCTTGAAAAGGAATGACAAAATAGCTCACTGGTTTTGGAATGGCTTTGGTCTTGGCCTCAGGCGTCAGCGAAGGGATCCAAAAACTTGGTAGCTGTTTGGCCTTTTCTCCACTGCTGGGCCCAGCTTGAGGGTCTCCTATAATGCAGAGAAGACCAGAATTATTAAGATTAATTGTATATGGGACAACGCTGCACATCTTGCTGCACTGGAATTCATCTACATGCTCAGGGGTGCTGTTGTAATACTAAGTGTCCTTGTGCATAATTTTATATGCACTCATGTGCtgctaaaaacattttttttattattgcaaaggcacacatacacattcacacaccattaaaaacaatttttacctTACAACTGGTGACATATCCACCCCACCCTTATGAGGTACTTTTGTTTGGCATACAATTTGCACATGGGTTACAGTGGCCCTATGCATGCTCAGTCAAGAACATGTAAAAGGATCCAGTTTCTTGTCATCCCAAAATGTGTTACATAGAGCTGTGGTAGCACAGTGCTTagagtgcaatattgcaggctacttctgctgacttgctagctgccagcaatttggtagattgaatctcaccaggctcaagattgactcagccttccattcttcagaggtgggtaaaatgaggagccagattgttgggggcaataggctgactctgtaaaccacttagagagggctgtaaaaagcactgtgaagtggtatataagtctgtgctattgctatcattactTCAGCACTACCAAGCTCAACAAAGATGGGAATAGCACAAGCATTGTTACTCCATGCTCAAAGAGAGGATTCATTTCTTGTAGCAACTGCCCGCGTTTCTCCTGAGTGACTCATTTCCCATTGATGCAAAGAGAATGATAGCAGAAGAGCTAACTTGAAAAGAGTGAAACTGAAAAATGGAATGAAGGTAGGAAAAAAGTTTAAGAGAAAAAGATAGAAAGTTGATGGTAAGCTAAGGAGCTATTTACAGTATGTAAGGACCGATAAAAAGTCACCTCCCCAAGTTTAGTTTATAATgggatattttaatttaaaaaccccaGAAAATAGTCCTTGAAATCAACCCTTTCATTACTTGTATTTACTTCTCCACATAATTTACATTTGAAACACACTTCTTCCAACAATGGATAAACTTCTTAAAGCTGTCATGAAAGAGCTCCACATTTtatctctttaatttcacaacctcCTCTTGAGAGGCTTACAAAGTGCGAGGCCTGGACTTGTCATGTTGCATCAAATATCTTATTTGTGCTTTCAAACTCACCTTAATCATTTGTTGACTGTTGCAATTAAGtgttgcgcacacacacacacacacacacacacacacacacacacacccctcatctCGAGGCTCATTCTGGAGCCTCATTTTTTATTCAACCCTTGTTAAGAAGAGACTGTCTCCCCCCACAACCCTGGTTTCTAAGGTTGCTCAAGCCACTGCACCATGAATTACAAACATTGCCAAAAGGCAGAGAAAAATGAATAGGAGCTTTGTGAACACTCTGCTTCTGCAAGGCAAGCAGCACTAGAACAGGGAAAATGGGAGCAATTCTTATCAAGTCTGGAAGCATCTTTAAGATTTACATGAGACCAGACACAGCAGTAGGAAGAATCCATTCTTGTTATACATGTACACAGAAGGTAAGTAACGTATTTCCCCCTTCCACCACCAGATGCTTAGATATTGCTTGCATTCCTGATTTACCTGACTGACGATCAAAGGGATTGAGGGGTTTGCTCACAATGCTCAACTCTTTGTCAAGGAAATTTTTCACCTGGGACTCTTTAGCAGCCTTGCTCAACTCTGCCATTTCTGCCTTCTTTTCATTCTTCTGTTTCTCATAGGCCTGTAGATGCCAAAAAGGAGGCATTAGCTAAGGAACCATTCACTGCTGCTCTacttttcagcatgtcaattgtaaAGCAAATGCTTCTGTTCTATATAAGAGATGTAGGGCAAACATGCGGTGGGGATAACTCTGCTCATTAAAAGCAAaagtaaagttaaaaaaaaaaaagctgttggcttcataatttcttttaaatGAGAAAAGTCTGAGCAAAAAATGAAAAGGTTGATGGCAATTAGATGAAGAAACTAGACTGCAGCTATGGAATGCCCAGCCAACAGCAGCACTAACAGAGTAAATACATTGGATGGATCCCAATATCCCAGCCTTATAACAATACAACTGAGGAGTTAAGATACCTGATACCCAAACAAGTAACTGAGACATAAACATAACCCAAAATTTGGCTTCTAGATAAGTAGAGATATAGTCTTGCTAACAAGTGCTGATTTTTCTGGCCTACATTCCTCTAATGTAGCACTATCACTTGTAAAGGGAAAAAGAAGAGCCATTCCCATGAATAGCCTCCAGAATGAGATTTGAAGATATGGCAACTAAAATATACAAGAATCATTGTGTGCCCCTTTTATTTCTGATACTGAATCCAAGACTGGCCAAAAGACAGGATGCCTCTGTTAACGCTTAAATCTCTTTTTAAGTCAGGAATCGATGGCCACTATGGTCCATATCAACTTTTACTAAAGAAACTTAGTCTCAGCCACTCCCTATTTGATAAATTTATCTTCCAGGTCTAGGAAGAGaatgtatctatttatttatacctcacatttattgtttttacaaataactcaaggcagcaagtaTATCCAGCAGACTTTCCTCCTcatcttttccccacaacaaccacatcTGAGGAGAAATGAGCTGAAAGAGCGATTGGCCCAAATCACCAAGCTGGTTTCCATGACTAAACtcctactttctagcctggtaccttaatcgCCAGATCAAAGCAAGAGAAACCAAATTTGGCCACAGCTATGGAGTTCATCTGCAGGTTTCAGTCAAATCCTAAATATATTGTTTTACAATGTTTATATATTAATTCTAGAAGAAATTTCTCAAGTTTATAGAGCAAAActgaataaccattaaaaagctttgtTTCTACATCTATTTCCGCATCCTTCCTTGAACAGACTGTTTCTTAAATCTTGCAGCCTCATTAGTCAGATAATATCAGCCACTCCTAGTCACTAGGcaatgattgtcagaggctttggATATCTTTCTGCCTCAAACTGAGCCTATAGTGAATCACTGGCAGAGGATAAAGGCTTTTGATCTGGATAAATGCTACTGAATACCAGGCCTCTGAAAAGACGACTAAAATAATTCATATGAATTGTTACAAAGATAAAGTATCTTTGTAAAAGTCCAGTGGTGGTTTCTACCAATTCACCCCGgtacaggcgaaccggtagtggcggcggcggggggaggCTCAGCCCACCCACTCAGAggtcatcatggacgctctgcgcatgcacagaaatgcCGTGAGTGAAGCGCACATGCGTGtgtgctcacagttccgaactggtagtgaaggtaagtgaaacccactactgcctaaGTCCCTATAAAAATGCAGAATGCCCACTAAAGAAACCATAATAAACTCATTTCAGCTAAGTCACATTTACTGGGTTAATTTTCATGCTATATAgcatagatcagtgatggtgaacctttttggccacGTGTGTCAAAAAGGTTGCACAGAAACATTGCTTGTCAGGGCCGCGCTCAGGAAAAGCCAAACGTTTGGGTTCTAGTGCACATGAACGCCCGACGATCAACCGgtcagtgcgcatgcacaggccAGTTTTTGACACTGTTACGAGCACAAAGGGATCATGctccggaaaagccgaacttcaaggttctggcacgcatgcgcacccgacaatcagctggctggcccgCATAGTCACACCGGTTTTCTGCACTGCTGCATgcatgaaggacagctgatcatcacgcatgcatgccagaacacAAATACACGCATGCCAGAACACAAACAGGCAAGACCATTTGTGCCAGCCCacatggctttgcgtgccacttgGGCCACACGGGCCatcggtttgccatcatgggcataGATATTTTGTTACTGGGATTCAGTTTTTTTCTGCATCTTCTTTCATTTGCTAGCTTTTTTAGGCATACTCTTCCAATATATCTATTAAAATTGACAATTAGATATGAACCCAATTAGatatgtaatgctctctacatggggctccccttgaggtgcactcggaggcttcagttagtccagaatgcagctgcgcgggtgatagagggagctacgcgtagctcccatgtaacaccgctcctgcgcagactgcactggctacctgtggcctttcgagtgcactttaaggttttggttactaccttcaaagcgctccatggcttagggcctgggtacttacgggaccgcctgctgttaccgtatgcctcccaccgacccgtacgctctcacagagagggacttctcagggtgccgtccgccaagcaatgtcggctgggggcccccaggggaaggtccttctctgtgggggctcccacactctggaacgagcttcccccgggtttacgccaaatacctgaccttcggaccttccgccgcgaactgaagacacatcttttcattcgcgcggggctggcttaaattttatcgattttaaattttatcgattttaaattttttaatattaattttaatggggttttagttttatatattttaaagttttttaggccaattataaaataagttttttaatttgtattttaaattgtatattgtattgtttgtttttacttttggctgtacaccgccctgagtccttcgggagaaaggcggtataaaaatcgaataaataataataataataacccaacCATCCTTGTAGCTCTCTATATTGGCATACCTTCATTTGCCGTGCAATTTCTTTTTTCTGATGTAGGATATACTCCAGGATAGCTTCTTTTTCATAGAGGTATCCATCAGGGctggaaaggagggggggggggaagcaaaattTATATCACTTGTAAACCCATCATAACCCAAGTCCTAAAGCTCCATGCCTCTTTGACTACAGTGAGAATTTCAGAGCATAATCATATTCAGTTATTGGTTCCTGTATTCTAGGATACATCTGAAAAGTCATAACACATGTAACTGAATGGCAAGATGGGGCATGtttttaatgtccaaaatgaccCTTAACCCTTTTGAGACAGTTACAGAGAAGAAGCAAATGGCTAGGGCTACAGAGTTACTTTTCTAAGTTTGGGGCAGGAAGTTggaagggttttttaaatttttaattacacTAAGCCTATTTTGAGGTACTTTTTAGCTTATGTGACAAAATGTCAAGAAACATGCCATTACAATTAGATGGAGCTTCAAAAAAGGGTTTCAAAAAAGTGGCTCAGGAAACACATGGTAAAGTTTCAGGGTCAGGGAGGAGAGAGATGAAACCAACAGAATTCAAGAAATCTAGTATCTTCACATGCATAGATTCCTCACTTAAGGACTGCAAGTAAGACCAGCAACTCCTTTACTAAGTGACATGTTTAAGTGAAAACACATGACTATCCCAGACTTTTGATGCCACTCCCACAGCATTCATTAAACAAATTATCCTAGGTCATTAAGCAcaatgtcatgtgatcacaactTGCAATTTACTGCCAGCTTCTCctttgacttagcttgtcagaaacTGGTTGTGAAGCTCAcagatggcaatcatgtgactatgagaTACTGTGACCACTATAAATTCATGCCAAGGGCCCAAATTGTGATCCTGGGTTCATGGAGAAACCGTGACTGTCATAAGTTCAGGGGTGGCTGTAAAACTACTTTTTCAGTGCAGTTctaaatttgaacagtcactaaacaagacaGTTAACAGAAGACAACCTCTACAGATACCAGTTTGACAGGAAAGAGTGTTTTTTTACAGAAttgcagacaaaagccaggactGGTAATGGAGCTATGCCCCATTTCTCACTGGCCTTTGTTGCTTTAAAACTTGTCCACAACATTCCCAATTCTGTAACAGTTCCTGTATTCTGCCCCATCGTTCACCTACTCTTCCTcccaaaaataaactttttcttGCACCAATGATAATCAGAAATAGCAATCTGTGGAGGACCACAATGCATAAAATAGTTCTCATAAAACATTTCATGTGCAACAATGGATACATGAAGTACCTAATCTGTGTTCCATAGCTAAACTTAAATTTCCAGAGAGAGGGGGTGTAATGGCACAGAGACATATTGAATTTATGTTCTAGATCAGTGGTAtttaacctggtccctaccgcccactagtgggtgttccagctttccttttttttaatttaattaactttctaaaaaaaattcatagcattatttaaaaacattttcattaggttttcataaaattcctcgtgacaatttaaatttctgaaatgtactatttgtatcgcccgtgcataagtttagttcacgttacctaagtgaaactaaatggcgctatagtgcgaccgcaaacaaaagagcgtcgtctcagaatagctcgtgcatctccccccacaccacccagctgtaacagacaagcagagctggtagccggcaccccccgcCCAACCCAAtctacgatgcgcgagaggcatgcgcagacaacgatacgctttataaatcaccattactgtgaaaCCGGTGGGAGGTTAGAAAATTTTCTACTATGGAAAATAGTAGCTACTACTTAGCTATGGAACACAGATCAGGTACTTCATGTATCCATTTCtctctactaacagagatacaaaagtgggcggtaggtataaaaaggttgactaccccattCTAGATTTTAACCTCAATTCCTCTATGAAACAAAAGGTAATTGTTTTCCAAACAAAGGAAGGAGGATGGCACCAGCAGAATTAAGATTGTGCAGGAAGGACACAAAAGAGATAAAGGCGGTTCTTGTGGGTTCTTCCCCCTCCCCGGATCctgtaaaaagtaaaaattgtagtcttttttatatatatacctgGGAGGATTTAAAATTTGGAAGCAAATTTCTAAATTTGCTTCCAAAACAAGGCTTGGGCCAGCATTAATTGTGTCATGCAAATAATAAAGTACTGTCAAGCGGCAATAAGGTGCACATTATCTGTACAATTACACACTAAAAAGGCTTctacatttataaaaaaataaataaatcaacaggCACATCTAGCAAAGGAACAAATAAATTGCAGGGACAATTATCTTTTGTTTTTAGAGATTACATTATTGATAAAGTTAAATAAAAGATACACAGGGCAGAACTTCAGCATAAGACTTTGAAGTATTTCAAATGGATCCTATCAGATAATTACGTCACAACAGGGTCCTTGCAGGGCTGCAGGGAGAGACAGCAGCAGTCAAAGTCCTTGACAGCATCTTTGCTCAGACGGACGTTCTGTGTCCCATAACCAGAGGCAGCTGAAAAAACAGAGGGAAGGACACAGTAAGAGAGCAGTATTGAAAAAACCTATTCAGATGGCTTATCTGGATTGCTACTTAGAACTGGCAAAAGGTAATAACTGATGACACTCTAACCAGAAAAGCAGAGTTTGCCAAGAAGGCTCAGCTTGTTCCAAAACTTGTAGTGTGAATTAGTTTAAGTCTGAGTTTCAATGAAATACTAGAGCGTATTAATCACACTCCACAGGTGTGACCAAAACTCTGAACTAACCTAGAAATTTTTCCAATATCCACCTAGTCATAAACAGCACAAAGGTAACTGCCTCCCAGTTCTGGCCTTCATTCTTTCAATATATTATGTCTGAAGTTGTGAATAAGCagaggggtggggagtggggagaaATTACTCCCAAACCTTGTGACAATCCTCTGAACCTTTTTCtataaaagcaatataaactACACATAGATGATGCCAGCTGACAAG
Above is a window of Ahaetulla prasina isolate Xishuangbanna chromosome 4, ASM2864084v1, whole genome shotgun sequence DNA encoding:
- the NOSIP gene encoding nitric oxide synthase-interacting protein, producing MTRHGKNCTAGAVYTYHEKKKDTAASGYGTQNVRLSKDAVKDFDCCCLSLQPCKDPVVTPDGYLYEKEAILEYILHQKKEIARQMKAYEKQKNEKKAEMAELSKAAKESQVKNFLDKELSIVSKPLNPFDRQSGDPQAGPSSGEKAKQLPSFWIPSLTPEAKTKAIPKPDKCVYCPMSRKPLKLKDLIPVNFTPVDANVDRVGLINRQDRYVCAVTRDMLGNSVPCAVLRPSGSVVTLECVERLIKKDMVDPMNGEKLTDKDIIVLQRGGTGFAGSGVELEAKKSRPVMQA